The genomic interval ATATGGAGGAAGCTTGGCAATACGTTGTGGATTGTAATCGTCGGTACGTTGTTGAATGTAATCACGACAGTAATGGTTGCCTATCCGCTATCTAGAGATGAAATGCCGTTTAAACGCGGACTCATGAGGAAATTAGCAGAATGAAGGAAAATAATTACGAGTTCCGCAGACGGCTAGATGAAGTGCACAGACCCAATCGTCGGGATGCCTTCCGTGCGTTCGAATGACGATGAAGTTGTAATCGGCGAAGGCTGGCAAATCGTAATCAGTAATAAAGCTTGTCCTATCATTCTGAATGCGGCAAAAGATCTGCAAGATTATTTCCTTACCAGCATGAACCTATCGATTATCCTTCGCAAAGCAGAGAATTTCGGGGAATTGGCGAAATCAGGAAAGCAACAATTGATCCTCGGCAAGAGGATGAGCTTCCAGTCGTAAAAGGAGAACTACACAAGGCTAGAAGCTATCGCTATATCGTGTGTTCTCAGAGCATCATTATCTGCGGGAATGACAGTAGTGGAGCCGCTTAGGGGGTCTTTTACTTAGAGGATCTACTCAACCTGCGCGAAGCCCCATATGCATCGTATGCAGATGTGATTCGCAGTCCGCTCTTTTCTCCAAGAATGGCGCATTCCGGTTGGGGAATGAGTGGTACGTGGAGCAATCCGTTCCCGCTTACGTACTACAGGAAGCCGAAGCTGCGGGGGAAGACGTCCATGCCTACCTGACGCGGCGAACAGCCGAGCTTCGTCCGGGAGAGTCAGGCCTCGTTGCGCTCGACTGGTGGAATGGTAACCGGTCTGTGCTGTTGGATGCCGATCTGACGGGTGTCATGCTCGGCATGTCGCTGCTAACGAAACCTTGGGAGGTTTACCGGGCTCTCTTTGAGGCAACGGCATTCGGCACGCGCAAAATCGTCGAAGCATTCCACTGAAACGGAATTGATGTCAGCGAGCTGTACGCCTGCGGAGGCCTCCCGCAGAAAAACGCGTTGCTCATGCAGATATACGCCGACGTGACGAACCGCGAGATCAAGGTCGCGGCTTCGAAGCAGATGCCCGCGCTTGGCGCGGCGATGTACGGCGCGGTCGCGGCAGGCTCGGAACGGGGCGGCTACGACATCGAAGCGGCGGGGCGGATGGCGAGCGTGCGATAAGAGACGTACATGCCGATTTCGGCGAATATCGAGGCATACGACAACTGTACGTGGAGTACAACGCGCTGCATCATTATTTCGGCAGGGAGTAAACGATGTGATGAAGCGGTTGAAAGCAATCAAGGATCATGCGTTGCGCTCTAACTAGAAATATGAAGAAAAGTCCCGCTTTGGCGGGACTTTTTAATTAAACAAGATTTTTAATTGATAGCGTGCAAGGAGAATTTTTTGTTTCGAAGATATGTAGAATACGTCACATCCTAGCTATCACTGTTCGCGCATATTCCGACGGAGACATACCCGCGAATGACTTGAAATGTCTCGAGAAGGTATGAACGCTGCTGTAATGGAGAAGAGCGGCAATTTCGGTGAAATTATGCCGCTGCTCGCGGATCATTTTTTTGGCTTGCTCGATTTTTAGCTTGCGATAATACTTCATGATTCCTTCTCCGGTTTGCGCTTTGAAGATCGTGAGAGCATGGCTCTTGCTTAAGTTAAAGGTTTTGTACACTTGTTCAAGCCGGATCTCACCGTATAGATTCTGCTCCATATAGTCGCGCATCCGGTTCACCAGCTCGGCTTCGCTTCGCTGCTTGGTCGGTGCGGACAGCCGTTGCTCGCGCTTGGTTAGATCATTTGTCTCCCTTAAGCGGATGAGAAACAACTCCAGGTAGAGCTTAATCAAATGTTCCGAACCGATAGGTGCATCGCCGCGTCTCGTGAGCGTATGATTCCGCGGATCGTCGAAGGGAGGATGGAAGGCGGCGAAGCCGTTCTTCATCAATTGCGCCAGCATCTCGCGCTGAGGGTTATTTAATGTGAATATTTTATTTTCAAAGAAGGCCATTTCCTTCGAGTGGCATACAAACGAAATAATGATGACGTTTGGCGCGATTCTCCTATTGGCCCACACGCCATGAAACTCGTTCGGTTTATGGAAGATGACATCACCCTGATGCAGGCAATAACCTTCCGTATCCGCAAACACTTCGATTTCCCCCTTGTCCACATACACAAACTCCCAGAAGTCATGCTTCTCCCCTTCGAATGCGAAATCCTTGGAAAATTCGAAATAATGAAGAGATATAATGTCCTTCACTGCAAAAGTCTCTTGAAGTCTTGTTCGAACGAACGGATCATCTGCCATTGGATTTGCAACCTCCGTTATTGCTCAATCTATCTACTATTATATCATGCTGAAGTGTGGACTTATTGCAACTTTTAATGGACTTTTTGCTAAAGAACAATACGATCGCAGGGAGTAAACTGGAGAGGAATAGGCAGGTGCTAGGCGAAACTTGAAACGGAAAATGGGGGATAGATATGAACGTCTTGGCGGTAGGCTGCCATCCGGATGATCTGGAGATCGGCTGTGGAGGGACATTAGCGAAGTTGTCGTCTTTAGGTCACAAGGTAACAATGGTTCATGTGGCCAATGGGGATAAGGGACATAAAATCATTCCGCCGGAAGAGCTCATTCAGATTAGGCGGCTGGAAGCTAGAAAGGCAGGCTCCTTGATTGGAGCCGAGGTGGTTAGCTTGAATACGCCTGATCTGTTGGTCAAGTCGGACCGGGACGAGCTGATTTCGAAATTAGTTAAAGTGATTCGAGAGGTGAGGCCGGATTATATCATTACACATCCGCCTGAGGACTATATGAAGGATCACACAGAAGTTTCCAAAGCGGTGTTCGATGCCAGCTTCTCAGCTACGATACCCCATTATAACCTTGATGAGGGAATAGATACTCATGACAAAGTAGCTCCGATCTATTACATGGACACATTGGCTGGCGTGGGATTCCATCCGACTGAATATGTGGACATCTCCGATTATATCGACGTGAAGATTGACATGAATAACAGCCATCAGAGCCAGATCAAGTGGCTATATGAACATGACGGAATCGACTTTCTGGATTTCGTGCGCACGGTATCCAAGTTTCGCGGGCTGCAGTGTGGCAAGGCTTATGCAGAAGGCTTCACGCAGTGTCAAGCATGGCCTAGATTGACTACAGCAAGACTGCTTCCCTAGCAGAATCGATCCATCCGAATGGATATATATATAATCAATTAATCTAAGAGGAGAGTGAAGGTACATGAATTTTGCGCTTACGGTTAAAGGGTCTATGTTGGAAGGTTTCTACCCTGCGGGATGGAATATGGAGAAAATCGACCGTTGCTGCGCAAATTCGCCGGAATCGATCAGGGAGCGCCAGCCCTTCTGGAATAAGCAATTCCAGCCAATTCCTTGCGAAGAGGTAGCCGAGTTTGATGTGAAAATGGGGCATGAGATCTCTTGGCAAATCCGCAAGAGCAAAGAAGAAGGGCGGAAGGTCGCTTTTATATTTCCGGCGGGTCCGATGGGCATGTACAAATGGGCGGTCTATTTCCTGAAGGAATGGGGAGTGGATTGCAAGCACGTATATGGCTTTAATATGGACGAGTGGAGCGATGGAGAAGGCTGGACGCTGCCGTCCGACAACCCAGGCTCCTTCCAATATGCGATGGAGCATGCCTTTTACGGGCCATTGGGAGAATACTCGGTGCCCGTAGAACAACGACATTTTGCTACCGCCAGGACGCTCCCGGCTTATTCGGAGAAAATCGCGGCCTTGAAAGCGGAGGGAGCGGAGCTTATCACCGTATTTGGAATTGGGCGCATGATGCATATTGCATTCTGGGAGCCGCACTTTGGCGGAGAATACGCAAGCGATGAGGAATGGAGCAAAGAAACGCATCGGATCGGCGCACAGCTCCATCCGCTTACGATCGAACAAAATGCGATAACCAGCTTTAAGAGTCGGACACCGCTCGTTTCTTGCCGTGCCAACACGATAGGACCGGGCTTGTTCCTGCAATCCGATTACATCATTGGCGGTTGCGACGGAGCGCTCGGGAGAGGCATGCAGTGGCAAGGTCTCTCTCTGTGGACGACATTGCGGCACGGTCCGGATCGGTGGCTCCCCTCGACGTTTATGCCGACCATGCCGGGCAAGCTGTTTTTCCTGAAAGAGCTAGCGGGTCCGCTCGGGGCAGAATTGAACTAAAACAATACCAATTTCCGGGAGTGAATGGATATGACGGTCAAATCACGGATGAATAGGATGTTTAGCGAGGAAGGCAAATGCTTCGATGTTGCAATCGATCATGGTTTTTTTAATGAATATTCCTTTCTTGCTTCTATTGAAAATATGAAGGAGGCGGTAGAAACCGTTGTCGAGGCCAATCCCGACTGTATCCAGCTTAGCTTGGGTCAGGCCAGACACTTGCAGGCCATCCCGGGCAAACGCAAACCCGCATTGGTACTTCGTACCGATGCGGCTAATATTTATGGAGCAAAGCTGCCGGACTACCTGTTTAGCGAAATCATCGAACATGCCGTCGAACATGCCTTGCGTCTTGACGCCGTGGCCGTGTGCGTCAATTTATTGCTGTTGCCCGGGCAACCGGAGCTGCATTATCAGTGCGTGAAGAATGTCATGCAGTTAAAAAGTGAATGCGAGCGTTATGGCATGGTATTGATGGTAGAGCCTCTGGTAATGCTGCCGAATGAAGCCAAAGGCGGGTATATGGTGGATGGCGACCTTGCTAAAATTATGCCGCTCGTTCGGCAAGCCGTTGAGCTTGGCGCCGATGTGATCAAAGCGGATCCCTGCGATGATGTAGAGGACTATCACCGCGTAATTGAAGTTGCTTCGGGAATCCCCGTGCTTGTACGCGGCGGAGGACGGGCAACGGACAAAGAAATTGTCATTCGAACCGTCAAGCTGATGGAACAAGGAGCGGCAGGCATTGTTTATGGTCGCAACGTCATCCAACATCCTGCTCCCGATTTAATGACGAAGGCGCTTATGGGAATCGTGCATCAAGGCGACAGCGCGGAGAAGGCGCTCGCGCTTCTGAACGGGGGGCGTGTTTCAAATGCCTAACTTAACTATTCGTTTCGGTGTCATCGGCTGCGGTTTGATGGGAAAGGAATTTGCAAGCGCCGCCGCAAGGTGGTGTCATCTAACGGACGTCAATTTCACCCCTGTCATTACGGCTGTCTGCGATGCTAATCCAGCGGCGACCGCTTGGTTCGAGCAAGCCGTGCCAACGGTCGAACAATCGTATAGCGATTATAAGGAGCTGCTGGCCGATCCCAATGTGGATGCCGTTTATTGCGCAGTACCGCATAATCTGCATGCACGAATATATGCGGATATCATTCGAGCCGGCAAACATCTATTGGGAGAGAAACCGTTCGGTATCGATCAAGATGCGAATGGCGAGATTCTACGTGCCATTGCCGACAATCCGGATGTCGTCGTACGCTGCTCGTCGGAGTTCCCGTTCTTCCCGGGAGCCATGCAGCTGTCGAAGTGGGTGAAAGAAAATCGGTTCGGGAAAATCATAGAGGTTGAAGCGGGTTTCTGGCATTCCAGCGATCTAGATCCGATGAAGACGATTAATTGGAAGCGAAGAATCGAAACGAACGGAGAATACGGCTGCATGGGCGATCTCGGCATGCACGTGCTGCATCTGCCGATGCGATTCGGCTGGAAACCCCACAATGTGAGGTCGTTGTTAACCAAAGTCGTTGAAGAGCGTCCGGATGGCAATGGTGGGACGGCGCCTTGCGAGACATGGGACAATGCCATTCTAGCATGTGAAGTGAAGAGCGGGGAACAGGTATTTCCGATGCTGCTGTCCACTAAGAGAATAGCTCCGGGACATGCAAACACCTGGTTTATACGGATTCAAGGGACGGCCTGCTCAGCTGAATTCTCGACCAAAAACCCCAAGCAACTCGCATGGCTCCCGTACGAATCTGGCGGAAGACAGGCTTGGCATGTTACGGATGTTCCTTATCAATCGGCATATGGCACGATAACCGGAGGCATCTTCGAATTCGGATTCTCGGACTCCATTCTGCAAATGTGGGCCGCCTTCTGCGACGAGATCGCGAACAGTGCAGAGGGGATGCTGCAGCCATTCCGATGCGCTACGCCGGATGAGGCTGAGGGCAGTCATCGCGTATTCACTGCGGCGTTGGAATCGAATATGTCCGGGCAAACGATTCCGATCTATTGGGGGGAGTAAATTGTCGAGTGCGACGGTATCGTTACCCGTTATTGTCGGCGGTCACATTTGTCTGGATATTATCCCCTCCATACCGAACGGAGGATTCAGCATGGTTCCGGGGAAGCTGCTGAACATCGGTAAAGCCGTTCTGTCAACAGGAGGAGCTGTGGCTAATACGGGCCTTGCGCTGCAGCGGCTTGGCATGCCCGTGAAGCTGATGGGCAAAATCGGCAATGACATTTTTGGCAATGCGATCCTATCTATGCTACGTGAAGTAGAATATTCACTTGCTGACGGTATGATTATCGCAAATGGAGAGTCCACTTCGTATTCAATCGTCCTTAGTCCGCCCCATGTCGATCGCATGTTTCTTCATAGTACGGGCGCGAATGATACGTTCGAAGCAAGTGATATTCCGATAGAAGCGCTGGAAGAAGCGAGTTTGTTTCACTTTGGGTATCCTCCGCTTATGCGGCGAATGTGCGAGAATGGCGGAGCCGAAATCATTCAACTGATGAAACGGGCTAAAGAGGCTGGAGTAACGACTTCGTTGGATATGGCGAAGCCTGACCCCGAGGGAGATACGGGAAAACTAGATTGGCGGCCAATATTAAGCAAGCTGCTTCCTTTTGTGGATTTGTTTCTTCCGAGCATCGAGGAAATCTTGTATATGCTCAGAAGAGATCAATACGAGGAGTTGAAGAGGAAGCGTGGCAGTGAGCAGCTCGTCGACCATATTGACGCGGATATGCTCCAGGATCTATCATCCGAACTGCTTGCGATGGGAGCTGCTGTGGTCGTGTTGAAGCTTGGCGAGCACGGATTATATATGAGATCTACTGCACAAGAATCCAGATTAAACGGTGCTGGGCGATATTGCCCTCTCCATGTTGGCGAATGGCTCGACCGTGAACTGTACATTCCGTGCTTTCAAGTAGAGGTGGCTGGCACAACGGGAGCTGGAGACTGTACCATCGCCGGATTTCTTGCCGCATTCATCCAGGGGCTGAAGCCCGAAGAAACCTTGATCGCAGCTGCAGGTACTGGCGCATGTAATGTTGAACAGCCTGATGCTACCAGTGGAATTCCAACATGGGGGCAGGTGCAGTCGCGGATAGCATTTGATTGGAAACAGCACAAGCCTATAATTCAACTCCCCGGATTCCATGAATATCCATATAATCAAATTACTTTATATGCGAGGATATGATTATATTTGTTGAAATGACCTGCCAATGGCGGGTCATTTCCTTGTAAAAAGCCGTTCTGGCTCAGCTGCATGCGACAGGAGGGGATAGCGAAGGTTAGCCCGGATAGCCCTCCTGCAAGCAATTTTCGTATTCAGGATCATGAACTCGGACATGGCAGTACAAAGGTGAAGGTTGCTCGAAACGTAGCGGCTATCCAGCTCTGCTCTTGAAGCAACTGGAGCAGGAGGAACGACTGGCAAAAGCCGAGGAGCAGGAGATCCTTGCACAGTATGTTGGCTGGGGAGGACTGTCGCAAGCCTTTGATGATGGTAATTCCCAATAAAGCAACGAATATGCCCAGCTAAAGGAGATACTGGAGCCAGAAGAATATGAGAGTGCGCGTGCCTCCACGATAAACGCGCATTACACCTCTTCAACCGTCATCAAAGCCATGTACAACTGTCAGGAAAAGATGGGCTTTCGTAGCGGCAATATATTGGAGTCAGCCTGTGGATCAGGCAACTTTTTTGGTCTTGTGCCGGATTCCTTTCAGGATTCACGGCTATTTGGCGTGGAATTGGACAGTAATACCGGCAGGTTGGCCAAGCAGCTTTATCCCGGCGCATCCATTACATGTGGAGAGCGTGGCGGTGCTTACTTGGAGGGTGAAAGATGAACTCCCGGCTGCTCAAATCCATTCAAATGACTAGGGATAGCTTTGATGCCCCCCTTTTATTGTTATCGACCTCCCCTTTCGGAGAGGTTTTTAATTGACTACATAGATTTATAATGGAGTGATACAGGAGTTTTGAAACTAAATTTATCAAATTTTTGGAACAGGTACGTTAAAGTAACATGATCAAACGTTGTATCTCTTTAATAACGGTATTATTTATTCTAGCAGGAGCGATACCTGCAGTGGCCTCTCTAGACAGCGGAGATGTAGCGGTGCGATGGACGAGCAGTAAGTCGAACACATCGTCTCATCTATTTAGTGTCACATACGGAAATGGAACATATGTGGCTGTGGGGGAGAATGGAACGATATTGACTTCCAATGACGGTGGGGACAACTGGACGAACCGCGCGTCGAACACCGGGAAAATGCTTCGAAGCGTCGCCTACGGTAACGGCACGTATGTGGCAGTGGGAGATGATGGAACGATATTGAGTTCCGGTGACGGGGCGAGTTGGACAACCACACGTCGGGCAACGAGCCTACACTTTACAGTGTCGCCTACGGCAACGGGCGGTTTGTGGCAGTAGGTGATGAAGGGGTGGTCGTAACCTCTAACAACGGAACCAACTGGCCGGCAGGCGAGTATCCCGGAATTATTCATTTGAGTGGCGTCACCTACGGAGACGACAAATTCATGGCGGTAGGAACGTACGCTGGAAAAAGCATGACCTCCAGTGACGTGGTCGTCTGGCAGAGCTATTATGGCATTATTCCTAACAGGTATGGCGTTGCTTACGGGAACGGCACATTTGTAGCTGTGGGGGTGATGATGCCGGAGTAGGAATGATCGCAATCTCAGGTGATGGAGCCAGTTGGACGAACCACGTGGTTGACGAACTGCATCATTATAGCGGCGCCAGCTATGGCAACGGTACGTATGTGGCTGTTGGGATTGGAGGGAAGATTGTGACCTCCAGTGACGGAGCGAGCTGGGCAAGCCGTTCCTCGGGCACCGCGAATCACCTTTATGGTGTCGCATATGGCGATGGAACCTATGTGGCGCTGGGGACAAATGGAACGATTTTGCAATCAGGCAGCCTGACACCGAAGACCTACACCTTAACGTATAAAGGCAACGGCAGCACGGGAGGAACCGAGCCGACGGATAGCCATTCGTACGCGCAGGGTGAAACGGTAACGGTCTTAGGAAACACGGGGAGTTTGGCGAAAACGGGCAACACGTTCGCGGGCTGGAACACGGCAGCCAATGGATCCGGGACAGGTTACGCGACAGGAGCGACGTTCAGCATGGGAGCAGCAAACGTGACGCTGTACGCACAGTGGACAGCGATCCCAAGCGGCGGCAATACCGGCGGTGGCGGCGGTGGCAATAGCGGCAGCGGGTGCCGTCGTCACACCCCAAGATGACGGCAAAGTCCTCTCGCAGAACGGTCAACTATGGCTTCCCGCAGGCAGATCGGGCGAAGTTCGTATGGGCGATGGCCAAGATCGATATTCCTGCAAACGCAACAGTAACAAAATTGAAATTATCCATCGAAACGGTGTTGGACACTCAAAACCTGCTTGCGAATAAAGAGATTCTAGCAAGATGAAATTTTGAAAAACTTCTCGGAGAACTTCAGCAAGCCGGTAACGCTGACCCTCGCTATCGATCCTGCAAGTATTAAGGATCATCAAAGGACAGCTATTTTCTACTATGACGAAGCGAAGAAAGAATGGCTGGAAGTTGGAGGCATCATAAGCGGCAATCAGATATCCGCAGAGGTAGATCACTTTACGAAATATGCGGTGCTGGCTGTTGACCAGCCTTTCAACGAGAATGTTAATTTAAGTGACATTTCAGGACACTGAGCGGAGTCGAACATCATTCAGGCGTTAAGCAACGGAATCGTAAAGGGTTACCCGGATGAGACGTTTAAACCGGAGCACATCGCACAACTATTTGCCAGAATGGCGAATATTAGAAAAGATACTACCGTGCTTGATAACGCTGCAGGTACAGGCGGTTTCTTAGTGGCTTCAATGGGCGAAATGATGAATGATGCTGGTGATGATGAAACAAAACTTAATGCAATACGTGAAAATCAAATTTATGGAATCGAATACGAAACTAGTAATGTTGCATTGTTGGTTTCAAATATGATTATCCATTCCGATGGTCGAAGTAACATAATTTGGGGTGATACATTTGAGGTAGTTCCTACTAAACTAAAGGGTAAGAATTTAATTGACGTTGGACTTCTTAATCCCCCATTCAAGATGGATAAAGACGATATTTTTGAATTTGAATTCATTTTTTCTAATTTAGATGCTGTAAAAGAGAGGGGAACAGTAATTGCGTTAGTTCCTGCAAGTGTTGTGACAGATACCACAGGTGCAAATTACGAATACAAGAAACGATTACTAAAAAATCATACACTCGAAGCTGTTGTTTCCTTACCAGAGGAATTGTTTGCAAATAGCAATACAGCAGTGGTAACTGTCGGTATTGTAATCACCGCTCATGTTCCTCATCCTAAGAATAAAGAAACATGGTTCGGATATTGGAGAAATGACGGCTTTG from Paenibacillus sp. FSL K6-3182 carries:
- a CDS encoding AraC family transcriptional regulator — its product is MADDPFVRTRLQETFAVKDIISLHYFEFSKDFAFEGEKHDFWEFVYVDKGEIEVFADTEGYCLHQGDVIFHKPNEFHGVWANRRIAPNVIIISFVCHSKEMAFFENKIFTLNNPQREMLAQLMKNGFAAFHPPFDDPRNHTLTRRGDAPIGSEHLIKLYLELFLIRLRETNDLTKREQRLSAPTKQRSEAELVNRMRDYMEQNLYGEIRLEQVYKTFNLSKSHALTIFKAQTGEGIMKYYRKLKIEQAKKMIREQRHNFTEIAALLHYSSVHTFSRHFKSFAGMSPSEYARTVIARM
- a CDS encoding PIG-L deacetylase family protein yields the protein MNVLAVGCHPDDLEIGCGGTLAKLSSLGHKVTMVHVANGDKGHKIIPPEELIQIRRLEARKAGSLIGAEVVSLNTPDLLVKSDRDELISKLVKVIREVRPDYIITHPPEDYMKDHTEVSKAVFDASFSATIPHYNLDEGIDTHDKVAPIYYMDTLAGVGFHPTEYVDISDYIDVKIDMNNSHQSQIKWLYEHDGIDFLDFVRTVSKFRGLQCGKAYAEGFTQCQAWPRLTTARLLP
- a CDS encoding glucosamine-6-phosphate isomerase is translated as MNFALTVKGSMLEGFYPAGWNMEKIDRCCANSPESIRERQPFWNKQFQPIPCEEVAEFDVKMGHEISWQIRKSKEEGRKVAFIFPAGPMGMYKWAVYFLKEWGVDCKHVYGFNMDEWSDGEGWTLPSDNPGSFQYAMEHAFYGPLGEYSVPVEQRHFATARTLPAYSEKIAALKAEGAELITVFGIGRMMHIAFWEPHFGGEYASDEEWSKETHRIGAQLHPLTIEQNAITSFKSRTPLVSCRANTIGPGLFLQSDYIIGGCDGALGRGMQWQGLSLWTTLRHGPDRWLPSTFMPTMPGKLFFLKELAGPLGAELN
- a CDS encoding aldolase, with protein sequence MTVKSRMNRMFSEEGKCFDVAIDHGFFNEYSFLASIENMKEAVETVVEANPDCIQLSLGQARHLQAIPGKRKPALVLRTDAANIYGAKLPDYLFSEIIEHAVEHALRLDAVAVCVNLLLLPGQPELHYQCVKNVMQLKSECERYGMVLMVEPLVMLPNEAKGGYMVDGDLAKIMPLVRQAVELGADVIKADPCDDVEDYHRVIEVASGIPVLVRGGGRATDKEIVIRTVKLMEQGAAGIVYGRNVIQHPAPDLMTKALMGIVHQGDSAEKALALLNGGRVSNA
- a CDS encoding Gfo/Idh/MocA family oxidoreductase; this encodes MPNLTIRFGVIGCGLMGKEFASAAARWCHLTDVNFTPVITAVCDANPAATAWFEQAVPTVEQSYSDYKELLADPNVDAVYCAVPHNLHARIYADIIRAGKHLLGEKPFGIDQDANGEILRAIADNPDVVVRCSSEFPFFPGAMQLSKWVKENRFGKIIEVEAGFWHSSDLDPMKTINWKRRIETNGEYGCMGDLGMHVLHLPMRFGWKPHNVRSLLTKVVEERPDGNGGTAPCETWDNAILACEVKSGEQVFPMLLSTKRIAPGHANTWFIRIQGTACSAEFSTKNPKQLAWLPYESGGRQAWHVTDVPYQSAYGTITGGIFEFGFSDSILQMWAAFCDEIANSAEGMLQPFRCATPDEAEGSHRVFTAALESNMSGQTIPIYWGE
- a CDS encoding carbohydrate kinase family protein → MRLRAVIAYSLRRWNRICPGKRFRSIGGSKLSSATVSLPVIVGGHICLDIIPSIPNGGFSMVPGKLLNIGKAVLSTGGAVANTGLALQRLGMPVKLMGKIGNDIFGNAILSMLREVEYSLADGMIIANGESTSYSIVLSPPHVDRMFLHSTGANDTFEASDIPIEALEEASLFHFGYPPLMRRMCENGGAEIIQLMKRAKEAGVTTSLDMAKPDPEGDTGKLDWRPILSKLLPFVDLFLPSIEEILYMLRRDQYEELKRKRGSEQLVDHIDADMLQDLSSELLAMGAAVVVLKLGEHGLYMRSTAQESRLNGAGRYCPLHVGEWLDRELYIPCFQVEVAGTTGAGDCTIAGFLAAFIQGLKPEETLIAAAGTGACNVEQPDATSGIPTWGQVQSRIAFDWKQHKPIIQLPGFHEYPYNQITLYARI
- a CDS encoding InlB B-repeat-containing protein; translated protein: MIAISGDGASWTNHVVDELHHYSGASYGNGTYVAVGIGGKIVTSSDGASWASRSSGTANHLYGVAYGDGTYVALGTNGTILQSGSLTPKTYTLTYKGNGSTGGTEPTDSHSYAQGETVTVLGNTGSLAKTGNTFAGWNTAANGSGTGYATGATFSMGAANVTLYAQWTAIPSGGNTGGGGGGNSGSGCRRHTPR
- a CDS encoding N-6 DNA methylase, which codes for MVKGYPDETFKPEHIAQLFARMANIRKDTTVLDNAAGTGGFLVASMGEMMNDAGDDETKLNAIRENQIYGIEYETSNVALLVSNMIIHSDGRSNIIWGDTFEVVPTKLKGKNLIDVGLLNPPFKMDKDDIFEFEFIFSNLDAVKERGTVIALVPASVVTDTTGANYEYKKRLLKNHTLEAVVSLPEELFANSNTAVVTVGIVITAHVPHPKNKETWFGYWRNDGFVKTKKYGRADVNNQWGGENRLEEQWLSAFMNRKEISQFSVNRKVTPEEEWIAEAYLETDYSLLGMKAFEQTVREYQAFKLEKRL